ATATTTTTCTCTTCCATATCACCTAAAGGTAAACGACATTTTCCAACACCTTTTCCTAAAATATTCATTGCTTCTTTTACTGGAATAGGATTAACTTCTAAAAATAGAGATTTAACCAATCCATTATATTTTAATTGTAGTCTTTGAGCTTCTTTTACATCACCATTAAAAAAATTTTCAACCATATTATGAACTACCTTAGGCTCTATATTAGCTAAAACCGAGACTGTTCCAACAGCACCTATTGACATCAAAGGAATAGTTATATCATCATTTCCTGAATATAACGCTAACTCTGGAACTAATCTTGCAACTTCACACGCATAAGATATATCTCCACTAGCTTCTTTTAAAGCTACTATATTTTTATGTTTAGCTAATTTTTTCAACAAATTAATCGATAAATTAACTCCTGTTCTTCCAGGAACGTTATATAACATTATAGGAAGATTCACAAACTC
The nucleotide sequence above comes from Cetobacterium somerae ATCC BAA-474. Encoded proteins:
- the dapA gene encoding 4-hydroxy-tetrahydrodipicolinate synthase; this encodes MFKGSGVALITPFNEDMSVNYLKVSELVEYHCENNTDALIILGTTGEASTLTDDEKVKIVETVLEVNKKRLPIIVGAGSNNTIQAIEMSKKYEKLGVDGLLLVTPYYNKGNEDGIYKHFVSIAEFVNLPIMLYNVPGRTGVNLSINLLKKLAKHKNIVALKEASGDISYACEVARLVPELALYSGNDDITIPLMSIGAVGTVSVLANIEPKVVHNMVENFFNGDVKEAQRLQLKYNGLVKSLFLEVNPIPVKEAMNILGKGVGKCRLPLGDMEEKNIAILKKELEEVGEVV